The Jannaschia sp. GRR-S6-38 genomic interval ATTGCGCGAGGCCGCCTGTCCGGGATGGGTCTGGGTCATGTCGTCCTCCGCGTCGGTTACGCCACAACCTAGCCCGTCCCGCGCACCTGTCAGCGCTGCGCGGCGGCGATGCGGCGGAACATCTCGATATTGGCCTCCGACACGCCGTCCCGGCGGAAGCCGAGATCGGCGCCGTTGACCGCGATGACCACGTCGCGGGTCCGGTCGATATAGACGAACTGGCCGTAGACGCCTTGCGCCATCACCTCGCCGCGCTTCGCGTCGCGGGGCATCCACCACTGGTAGCCGTAGCGCATCTTGCCGGGCGCGGTCCGGGCCGAGGGCAGGGTGGATTTCGCGACCCAATCGGCGGGTACGACCTGCTTGCCGCCGATCCGGCCCATCTGCTCGACCAGCAGCCCCATGCGGGCGTAGTCGCGCGTCGCCATGTTGAGCCCGCCCAGGACGAAGGCCGCGCCGACCCCATCGGTGACGTAATAGGCGGGGCCAAGGCCCATCGGCCGGGCCAGCTTCTCGGCCATCAGGTCGGGAATGGACCGGCCCGTCGCGCCGCGCAGCACCATGCCCAGGACATGCGTGTCGATCGAGACGTATTGCATCGCCTCGCCCGGGCCGCGGACGCGCTCCTGCAGCTCGGCGGTGAAGGCATCCAGCGCGCCGCCCAGCGCGATCACGCGCCCCATCCGGTTGATGTCGCTGTCGGGGTCGAAATAATCCTCGTCGAAGGCCACGCCGCTTTCCATCTGCAGCACGTCCTCGACCGTGGCCCCGTCATAGGCGGTCCCGGCGAGGTCCGGGGCGTGGTCGGTCACCGCGTCGTCCAGCGTCAGCGCGCCGTCCGCGACCAGGATGCCAGTCAGCAGCGACAGGAAGGACTTGGCCACCGACCAGCTGATCCGAAGGTCGTCCGGCCCGGTCCCGAGGTGGTAGCTCTCATGCGTGACCGCGCCGTCATGCAGGACGATCAGCGCGGTGATGTCGCGCTCGGCGATCCAGGCCTCGGCGCCGTCGGGCAGGGGGATATCGGCGCCGCGGGGCAGCGGGGCGCCCGGACCCTCGGTCAGGGGCAGGTTCAGGAAGGCAAGGTCCATGTTCGAGAAATTCGCGACGATCTTCTCGGGCGCGAAGAGCGAGTTCACGGCCATGAGCCGCCCGATCTCCTCGCGTTTCCAGACCGCCGCGCCGCCGGCCAGCACGACCAGCGCCAGAAGCGCGATACCGATGCGTTTCAGCCAATGCCACATGCCCGATCCTCCCGGCGCGGAAATCACCATGCCGGGCGCGCCGCGTCCAGCGCTGCCGCTACGTCAGACGCCAGTCGATCCAGCGCCCGTGGAAATCCGTCCGCCCGGCATCGAGCGTCCGCCCTCCGGGCCAGGTGGTCACCCGCAGCCCCGCGCCGGGCGTCGCGCCGTCGGCTTCCATCGCGAAATGCGCGAGCGGCGCATCGGGCGTCGCCGCGTCCCCCAGCCGGTCGATTGCGGCGCGGGCGCGGACCTGCACCATGCGCGGGAAATACTGCCAGGCGACCGAGTTGCAGATCATCCGGCAGGTGCCCGGCGCATGGGGGGCCAGGGCCTCCAGCCAATCCGCGGCGTCGCCCGCATCGACGGGGGCGGGTGGCAGGGTTAGCGCGGCGAGGGTCAGGGCCCGGCGGTCCGGCTGGTCGGGCCAGAGATAGGCCAGCAGTCGCAGACGGTCCGAGACGGGGGACAGCGGGGCGAGATCGACGCCGCTGCGGGCTGAGACCTCCGGCTCGACCGCGGCCGGCAAGGGACCCCGCCATTCGGGCGAGAGCGTCAGGACAGCCGGGTCGGGGCCGAAGACGGCATCCCCGGCGCGCAGCGCATACTGGTCCCAGTTCAGGTTCAGCCCGGCCGAGGCGCCCAGCTCGCAGAGCTCCAGCGGCAGGCCGTATCGGGCCGTCAGCCAGTGGCCCGCGGCGCGGAAGGTCGCGGCGCGGCGCAGCTCGTTGGTCTGCGGCGGGGCGTCGACGAATTCCATCAGGAAGGCCGCGCCCGCATGGAGCGCGTCCGAGACCGCCGACCAGAGCGCGTCGTCATCCACCTCCATCGGCGGATAGACCGTGTCGAGCGGGGAATAGCCGCGCAGCTGCATCGCGTGCAGTCCGCCGGCGATCCGCAGCGGTAGCGAGGCGCCGCGCGGGCTCACGTCACCGGGCCAGGCGAAGAGCTTCTCGGAGACATGGCCGTGATCGGCGGTCAGGTGATCGGCGAGCACGCGCATCAGCTGCGCCATGAAGGGCGAGCCGAGACCCTCGCAATGGACCGCCTGGTCCCGGAAGGCCTCGGTCAGCCTCACCGGAACCGCGCCGCGAGGCGCTGCAGGGGCGAGAGGGCCTTCTCCACGGGCTCCGGCCGGGGCTCGGTCGCCCTCGGCGCCTCGGGCGGGGTTTTCGGAGTCCTCGAGGACCGTGCGGGCGCGGTGCGCAGGGCGATCGCGTTCAGGAAGCCCCCGCCATCGCCCTGGGCCAGCTTCGGTGCGCCCTCGGCGATGCCGCGCAGCAGGTCGTCCAGCATCTCGGCCTCGCCCTTCGCGAAATCCGACAGGACGTATCCCGAGACGCGATCCTTGTGGCCCGGATGCCCGATCCCGAGGCGGACGCGCGCGTAATCGGGCCCGATATGCTGGTGGATGGAGCGCAGCCCGTTATGCCCGGCATGCCCGCCCCCCTGCTTGAGCCGCACCTTGCCCGGCGCGAGATCGAGCTCGTCGTGGAAGACGGTGACGTCGCCCGGTTCCAGCTTGTGGAAGCGCATCGCCTCGCCCACGGACTGGCCCGAGAGGTTCATGAAGGTGCCCGGTTTCAGCAGCCAGACCTTCTCGGAGCCGAACCGGACCTCGGCGAGATCGGCCTGGAACTTCGTGCGCCACGGCGTGGCCCCGTGGTCCGCGGCGATGCGATCCAGCGCCATGAACCCAATATTGTGCCGGTTGCCCGCGTATTTGCCGCCCGGATTGCCCAGGCCCACCCAGAGCTGCATGGCAGATTCCTTCCGAGATAGGGGATTTGAGTATTTCGGGACCCATGATGCAAGGCCCGCGCTCAGGCCGCGACGCGGAGCGCGATCTTTCCGACGTGGTCCTTGGCTTCGAAGGCCGCCTGCGCGGCGGGCAGATCGCGCAGCTCGAAGTTCCGGGCGATGACGGGCGAAAGCCGGCCGGCCTCCATGTAGGCGACGAGGCGCGGCAGGATCGCGTCGGGCTGCGAGGTGCTGCCCATCAGCGTCAGATCCCGGAGATAGAGGTCGCGGATATCGAGCTCGACGATCGGCCCCGCGATCGCGCCCGACGCGACATAGCGCCCGCCCGGGCCGAGCGCCGCCAGAAGCGCGGGCCAGCGCGGGCCAGCGACCAGATCGACGACGACGTCCTGCTCGGCCGGAAAGGGATCGTCGCGCCCGATCACCTCGGTGGCGCCCGCATCGCGCACCGCCGCGGCCTTTCCGTCGCCCGCGACGGCGGTGACAGTCGCACCGCGCAACCGGGCGAGCTGAACCGCCGCCAGCCCCACGCCGCCCGAGGCGCCGGTGACGAGCACCCGCTCGGCCCCAAGGCCCACCCGCTCCAGCATCGCTTCGCCGGTCGTGTAGGCGCAGGGCAGCACGCCCAGCGCCGCATCGGGGATCGCCGGGTCGCGCACCGCGATCGCGTCCTTGGCGCGCGCGACGGCGTATTCGGCGAAGCTGCCATCCCGCTCCGAGCCATAGGTCGCGATGCCGAAGGGGCCGCCGCCCTCGGGGCGATACATCGCGCGGCACACGACCCGTTCGCCGATCCGGCCCGCATCCACGCCCTCGCCGGTGCCGACGATCCGCCCGCAGCAATCCGCGCCCTGGATGCGCGGGAAGTCGAGCGCGCCCGCCCAGCCGCCGTCATCGGCGGCGGTGCGCGCCCCGGCGGTCGCGCCGCGCACCGATTTCGAGTACCAGCCGATCCGCGTGTTGATGTCGGTGTTGTTGACCGACGACGCGAGGACCCGGATCAGGACCTCGCCCGGCCCCGGCTGCGGGACCGGCAGATCCGTGCGCCAGTCCAGCATTTCGGGCCCGCCATGACCGGTCAGGAGCCAGCCGGACATGGTCGCGGGAAGGGTCATGCCTCCATGGCTTCGAGCTGGTCGATGAAGCCCTCGATCATGCCCAGCCCCTTGTCCCAGAAGGCCGGGTCCGAGGCGTCGAGGCCGAAGGGCGCCAGAAGCTCCTTGTGGTGCTTGGTGCCTCCGGCGCGGAGCATCTCGAAATACTTGTCCTGGAAGCCCTCGGGCGCGTCCTCGTAGGCGGCGTAGAGCGCGTTCACCAGGCCGTCGCCGAAGGCGTAGGCGTAGACGTAGAAGGGCGAGTGCACGAAATGGGGGATATAGGCCCAGAAGTGCTCGTAGCCCTCCATGAAGTCGAAGACCGGGCCCAGGCTCTCGGCCTGCACCGACATCCACAACGCGTCGATATCGTCGGGCGTCAGCTCGCCTTCGCGCCGTGCCGCGTGCAGCTTGCACTCGAAATCGTAGAAGGCGATCTGGCGGACCACCGTGTTGATCATGTCCTCGACCTTGCCGGCCAGCATCACCTTGCGCTGGGCGTCGTCCTTCGCGCCGTCGAGCATGGCGCGGAAGGTCAGCATCTCGCCGAAGACGGAGGCCGTCTCGGCCAGGGTGAGCGGCGCGTCGGCCAGCATCTCGCCCTGGGGCGCGGCCAGCACCTGGTGAACGCCGTGGCCCAGCTCATGCGCGAGGGTCATCACGTCGCGCGGTTTGCCGAGATAGTTCAGCATCACGTAAGGATGCACCGTCGTCACCGTCGGATGGGCGAAGGCCCCCGGCGCCTTGCCGGGCTTCACGCCGGCATCGATCCAGCCCTTGTCGAAGAACGGCTCGGCCAGCTTGGCCATCTCGGGCGAGAAGCCGGCATAGGCTTCCATCACCGTCTTGCGCGCCTCGTCCCATGCGATGGTGCGCTTTTCCTCCATCGGCAGTGGCGCGTTGCGGTCCCAGACCTGCAGCGTGTCGAGGCCGAGCCACTTGGCCTTCAGCTTGTAGTAGCGATGCGACAGCCGCGGATAGGCCGCGACCACCGCGTCGCGCAGCGCCTGCACGACCTCTGGCTCCACGTGGTTCGAGATGTGCCGCGCCGATTGCGGCGTCGGCAGGCCGCGCCAGCGGTCGGTGATCTCCTTTTCCTTGGCCAGCGTGTTGTGGACGCGGGCGAAGGTGCGGGTGTTGCGCCCGAAGACATCGGCCAGCGCGCGGGCGCCGGCCTCGCGGCGCGGCCGCTCCGGATCGGTCAGGAAGTTGAGCGTGGACTCGATCCCGAGGGGTTTATCCTCGCCTTCGACATCGAAGGTCAGCCCGGCGATGGTCTCGTCGAAGAGCTTGTTCCAGGCCGAGGCGCCGACGGTCGAGGTGTCATGGAGAAACTTCTCCAGCTCGTCGGAGAGCTGGTAGGGCTTCATCGCCCGGAGCCGGTCGAGCGCCGGACGGTAGCGCGCGAGATCGGCATTCGCCGCCATCAGCGCCTCGTAGGCCGCGTCCGGGATGCGGTTGAACTCCAGCGAGAAGAAAACCAGCGGCGTGGTGAAGGTCGTGATCTTGTCCTGCATGTCGGACATGAATTTGGCGCGGCCGCCATCGGTCGTGATCTGGTAGTAGCGCAGGCCGGCGAAGGACATGATGCGACCCGCGACCTCGTCGATCTTCTCGTTCCGCTCGATGGCGCGCAGCATCTCCGCCGCGTTGAGATCCGCCAGCTTGCCCTCGTAATCGGCCGCGTAGGCCGCGCATTCACGCTCCAGCCATTCCAGGTCACGGGCGAGCTCCGGCGCATCCTCGCCCGTATAGAGGTCGTCGAGGTTCCATTCGGGCAGGTCGCCGAGCGGCTCTCCGCCCGGGGTGGCATTGGCGTCGAAAAGCAGGGTCATGGCGGTCCTCTGGGATGGTTTGGTTCGGGATAGGGGCGCGGGGCCCGGGGCGCAAACGGTCGGGCGCGTGATCAGGCGCGGGCGTCGAGCATCAGGGGCACGCCGCCGGCCTCCATCTCCTCGGCCCGGTCGAAGCGGATATAGGCGAGCGCCCGGTCGCCGGCGACGGTGTGGACGGTCCCGGCGGGGCGGCCCGACGCGGTGATCTCGGCCCCGGGGGTCAGGCCGCGCCCGGTCACGCGGGCCAGGCCTTTGCGCAGCTCGGTCTTGTGCTTCATGCGCGCCGTCACTTCCTGGCCGACATAGCAGCCCTTCTTGAAGTCGACGCCGCCGAGGCGCTCGAACCCCATTTCGAGGATATAGCTCTCGTTCGGGATCAGCTCGATGCCGGTCTCGGGGACCAGGTTCTCGACCCGGACCGCGTCCCAGTCGACGCCGCCATCGCAGGTGCCGCCGTAGAGCCGCCAGCCCATTCCGGGGCGCGGATCGGTCATCGCCCCCTCGGGCGGCTGACCCAGGCCGAGCCCGACGGTCATACCGCTCGCCTCGATCGCGACATCGGCGCGCAGCTTGTATATGCCCAGCCGCTGCGCGACCTGCGGCGCGAGATCCGCGGCGATGTCGAGGCAGATCGCTTCGCCGTCGCGAAAGCACAGGAAATCGGCAAGGTACTTGCCCTGCGGATTGAGCAGCGCGGCATAGCCCAGCCCGGTCTCGGGCACGTCGCGGGTCAGCAGGCCGTGCAGGAACTTCTCCCGGTCGGGACCGGTGATGCGGAGAACGGTGCGTGTCATGCCCTCCGAGATGGGCCGCGCGGGGGGCGCTGCCAAGCCCTGATTGACCCCCCGGGCGACGGGGCGTAACCGACGGGGCAGACGAGCGGCGGGACGGAAGGGCTTGGCACCATGCGCGACGACAGGATCGAAACCGTCCCCAACCTCTCGCACGGGCCGCAGACGCTGGCGATCCCGGGGCCGTCGATCATCCCCGAGCGGGTGCTGCGCGCGATGCACCGGCCGTCGCCCAACATCTATCACGGGCCGCTGGTCGACCTGACGCATTCGCTGATCCCCGACCTCAAGGCGGTGGCCCGGACCGAACATCAGGCGACGATCTATATCGGCAACGGCCACGCGGTCTGGGAAGCCTGCCTCGCGAACACCCATTCCCGCGGCGACCTGGTCCTGATCCCGCGCACCGGCACCTTCGCGGATGGCTGGGGCGCGATGGCCGAAGGGCTCGGCCTGCGGGTGGAATATCTCGACTTCGGCAATCGCGTCGCGATGGACCCCGCCGCCATCGGCCAGCGCCTGCGCGAGGACACGAACCACGAGATCCGCTCCGTCCTCGCCGTCCACGTGGACACCTCCTCCTCGATCCGCTCCGACATCGCCGCGATCCGCGCCGAGATGGACGCGGCCGGGCATCCGGCGCTCCTGCAGGCCGATTGCATGGCGAGCCTCGGCTGCGATCGCTTCGAGATGGACGACTGGGGCGCCGACGTGATGATCGCGGGCTGCCAGAAGGGCCTGATGACGCCCGCGGGCATGGCCTTCGTCTTCTACAACGACCGCGCCGACCGCGCCCGCGAGCGCGCCGACTGCGTGACCGGCTACTGGGACTGGCGCCCGCGCACGGCGCCGGAAGTCTATTTTCGCTACTTCTACGGCACCGGGCCGACGCATCACCTCTACGGCCTGCGCGAGGCGCTGGACATGATCGTCCACGAGGAAGGCATCGAGAACGTCTGGGCGCGCCACGCGGTGCTGGCCCGCGCGCTGCACGCGGCCTTCGAGGCGTGGGAAGCGCCCGGCGGGATGGAGCTGAACGTCCGCGATCCCGCGCATCGCTCGAACGCCGTGACCTCGGTCCGGCTGCCGGAGCAGGGGACGCGGCTGCGCGAGTGGGTCGAGCATCAGGCCGGCCTGACGCTTGGCATCGGCCTGGGCATGGCGCCGCCAGGATCGCCGGAATGGGACGGCTTCTTCCGCGTGGGCCACATGGGCCACGTCTCGGCTCATTCGATGATGGGCACGCTGGGGGCGATCGAAGCCGGGCTGAAGGCGCTGGAGCTGCCCCATGGCTCCGGGGCGCTGGCGGCGGCGGCCGAGGTCATGGCCGGACGTTGACGCCATTTCGTCAAATCCGCGCCGGATTCGCGGGCTAGCCCGTCAGGTGCGGGACGCGAACGGGCCCGCGCGAACGGGGCGGCGCATGCGACGCACGATCGGACATCTCAACACGCCCGCGGGCTATTTCCTGCTGGCCTGCGCCGCGATGGGCCTGCTCTGGTCCCCGGTGGTGGCGTCGGTCCTGCTGGGGCAGGATATCGCATCGACGAAGACCCAGAGCTCGGTGGCATCCGTCCCCGACGATGCCGGATCGGTCATGAACGCCGCCGCGGATCGCGACCCGCTCGGCGCTCTGGACGATCTGACCTGGAAGCGGCGCCTGACGCCCTGATCGCGCCTCAGCGGCGCGCGCGGTCGAGCGCGGCGGCGACCCGGGCCTCCCACTCCGCCTCGACCCGCGCCCGGTAGGCCCCGAAGCGTCGGATCGCGACATGCAGGACGGCGCAGATCAGAAGCGCCACGGCATAGCCCCAGATGCCCCAGACCGTGACCAGCCCGAACACGAGGATCAGGTAGGCCATCCCGAGGAAGGCGCCGGTATAGTCTTCGACACGGCCAAGCTTTCGATCATCCATGGCACACCTCCTGCGGCAGAGATTAGCGGGAAAATCCTTTCTGTCAGGTCACGAATTCGCGGCGTCCAGCGCGGGGGGCAGGGCGGCGCCGAAGGCGTCCATGTCGGCCTGCGTCCCGCAGGAGACGCGGATGCAGCGATCGAGCGGGGCGACGCCCGGCATGCGCACGAAGATGCCCCGTTCGATCAGGCCGGCCATGACGCGGCGGGCGAAGGCCCCGTCGCGCCCGCAATCCATCGTCACGAAATTGGTGGCCGAGGGCAGCGGCGTCAGCCCGTTCGCCGTGGCGATGGCGGCCAGCCGGTCGCGCGATTGCGCCACGCGGGCCTGCACCTCGAGCAGCCAGTCCGGGTCGGACAGCGCGCCCAGCGCGCCGGCCTGCGCCACGCGGCCCAGCCCGAAATGGTTGCGCACCTTCTCGAAGGCGCGGATCAACTCGGGATGGCCGATGGCATAGCCCACGCGCAGCCCGGCCAGCCCATGCGCCTTGGAAAAGGTCCGCATCCGGATCACGCGCCCGTCCGAGGGGTCGAGCGGCGGGATCGCGGCCGCGGGGGCGAGGTCGGCATAGGCCTCGTCGAGGCAAAGGAGTGTGCCGTCCGGCAGCGCGTCGAGCATCCGCGCGATCCGCCCTGCGTCGTGATGGCTGCCCATCGGATTGTCCGGGTTGGCGAGGTAGACAAGCTTCGCGTCGACCTCCGCCGCGCGGGCCGCAAGCGCGTCGGGATCCTCGTGATCGCCGTCATAGGGCACCGCGTGGATCACGCCGCCGAAGCCCGCCACGTGGTAGTTGAAGGTCGGGTAGGCGCCGGCCGAGGTGACCACCGCGTCGCCGGGCGCGACCAGCAGCCGGACGAGGAAGCCCAGCAGGCCGTCGATGCCCTCGCCGGTGACGATCGCCTCGGGCGGGACGGCGTGATGGGCGGCCAGCGCGTGGCGCAGGTCGTGGCATTCCGGGTCGCCATACATCCAAGCCTCGGCCGCGGCGGCCTCGATCGCGGCGATGGCGCGGGGCGAGGGGCCGAAGGGCGACTCGTTGGCGCCCAGCCGGGCGGCGAAGGGCGCGCCGCGGGCGCGTTCCTGCGCCTCGGGTCCCACGAAGGGGACGGAGGCCGGCAGGCCGGCGGCGAGATCGGTCAGGCGATGGGTCATGCGAGCGCCTCCCGGCGGTCCACCAGATGTAGAAGCGGCTCGCCGGCCTCGCCGCGGCGGATGTTCTCGGCGATGACATGCGCCGCGCTCGCGGGCCGCGTGGCGGAGGCGATATGCGGCGTGACCGTGACCTTCGGATGCGCCCAGAAGGGGTGATCCTCGGGCAGCGGCTCCTGCCGGAACGTGTCGAGCGTCGCGTGGCCCAGCCGGTCCAGCGCGGCCAGCAGCGCCTCGTCGTCGATCAGCGCGCCGCGCCCGGGATTGAGCAGGACGGCCCCGTCGCGCATCCAGCCCAGCCGCTCGGCATCCATCAGGTTCTCGGTGGCGCGGGCATGCGGCACCAGCAGCACCACGATCTCGGCCCCCGAAAGCGCCCGGCGCAGCCCGTTCGCGCCGGTCAGCGCGGTGACGCCCTCGATCTCCTTCGGGCCGCGCGACCAGCCGGTCACCGGGAAGCCCAGGCCCGCCAGCGCCCGCGCGCAGGCCGCGCCCAGCACGCCCAGCCCCAGGATCGCGACCGGCCGGTCGGCGGCCAGCGGCGGCGGGGTCGGGTCCCAGCCCGCGCCGCGAAGATGCGCGTCGATGCCGAGATGGTGGCGCAGGACATGCCCCGTCACCCACTCGACCATCCCCTGCGTCAGCGCGTCATCGACCATCCGGGCCAGCGGCGCGGTGAGGCTGCGGTTGCCCTCGACATCCTCGACCCCGGCCCAGAGGTTCAGGACGCCCTTGAGCCGCGTGTAGGGCGTGAAATCCTGAAGGGCAGAGCTCGGGGCATAGACCACCCAATCCACGCTGGCCGGATCCGGCGCGTCCGCCAGCGTGAGGATCTCGTGCGCCACCCCGCGCGCCTCGAGGGCGGCGGGCAGCACGTCGCGATAGTCCGACCAGCGTTCGGGCGATGCGGCGAAGAGGATGCGTGTCATGCCGGGCGGGATGCCATGGCGGCGCGCCCGCCGCCAAGGGCGAAACCGCGCGCGTGCTCATCCGGCCGGAAAGCCCCGGGTAGCTGGCCACCCGTCCGCGACGCCGACCGGCGGCGCGGTTCAGGACGGGTCGCGCCAGCGGTTCACGATGGGATAGCGGCGGTCCAGCCAGAAGGCGCGTTGCGACAGGCGCGCGCCCGGCGCGGATTGGAAGCGCTTGTATTCCGACTGGTAGATCAGCCGTTCGACATGGCGGACCACCTCGCGGTCATGGCCGGCCGCGACCACCTCGGCGATCGACTGCTCGGCGTCGATCAGGCGCTTCAGAATGTCGTCCAGCACCGGATAGGCCGGCAGGCTGTCCTCGTCCTTCTGGTCGGCGCGCAGCTCGGCCGAGGGCGGCTTGTCGATCACGCGCGCGGGCATCACCTCGCCCGCGGGGCCCTTGAACATCGGGTCGTGGTTGGCGTTGCGCCAGCGGCAGACCTCGAACAGGTCGGTCTTGTAGAGATCCTTCACCGGATTGTAGCCGCCGACCATGTCGCCGTAGATCGTGGCATAGCCCACCGCGACCTCGGACTTGTTGCCGGTGGTCAGAAGCATCGCGCCGAACTTGTTGCTGAGCGCCATCATCAGCAGGCCGCGGATGCGGGACTGGATGTTCTCCTCGGTCAGGTCGGGTTCGCGGCCCGCGAAGAGCTCGGCCAGCGTGCCCGTGACCGCGTCGCGGACCGGCGTGATCGGCAGGTCGTCGAGGCGGCATCCCAGCCGCTCGGCCACGCCGCGCGCGTCTTCCAGGCTGTGCTCGGAGGTGTATTCGGAGGGGAGCATGAAGCAGCGCAGGTTCTCGGGCCCGATCGCATCGGCGGCGATGGCGGCGACGATGGCCGAGTCCACGCCGCCCGAGAGGCCCAGCAGCGCCTCGCGGAAGCCCACCTTCCCCATGTAGTCGCGCAGGCCCAGAACCATCGCGCGGTAATCGGCGCCGGGGCCGTCGGGCTGCGTGACGAGGTCGCCCTTCACGGCGCGCCAGCCCTCGGGGCCGCGCTCGAAATCGACATGCACGATCGCTTCGGCGAAGCTGGGAAGGTGGTGGGTCAGTTCGCCATGCGGGTTCAGAACGAAGCTCGCCCCGTCGAAGACCTGGTCGTCCTGCCCGCCGACGAGGTTGAGATAGCACAGCGGCAGGCCCGTCTCGACCGTGCGCCCGACCATGTGGCCGTACCGGACGTCCTGCTTGCCGCGGAAATAGGGCGAGCCGTTGGGCACCAGCAGGATCTCGGCCCCGGTCTCGGCCAGCGTCTCGGCCACGTCCTCGAACCAGGCATCCTCGCAGATCGGCGTGCCCAGCCGCACGCCGCCCACCGTGTAGGGCCCCGAGACGTCGCCGCTCTCGAAATGGCGCTTCTCGTCGAAGATCTTGTAGTTGGGGAGGTGGTGCTTGACGATCTCGGCCCGGACCTCGCCGCCCTCGGCCACGACATAGGCGTTATAGGGCTTCTCGGCGCCCACGGGCCAGAGCGGCACGCCGATGCCCAGCGCCGGGCCGTCCGCGCAATCGGCGATCAGCGCGTTCAGCACCTCGCGCGCATGGGCCACGAAGGCGGGCTTCCGCACCAGGTCCTGCGGCTGGTAGCCGGTCAGGAACATCTCGGGCAGCGCGACCATCTGCGCGCCGGCCGCGCGGCCCTCGGCCCAGGCCGCGCGGGCGCGGTCGGCATTGCCGTCCAGGTCGCCCAGGACGGGATTGCACTGGGCCAGGGTCAGGCGGAAGCGGTCGGGCATGGAAGGTCTTTCGTCCGGCGGGTCGGGGGGTGACCTAGCGCGCGGGGCCCTCGGGGGGAAGCGCCGAAGCCCGTGCCGCCCCGCCGCACCCGTTGCAGACCCCGCGTTGACCGCCTAGCTTCGCGGGCGAGGGAACCCGGGGGCGGTGCAGACATGAACGGACGCAGGATTTTCGCGCTCTGCGCGGCGCTGGCGGCGGCGCCGGCGGCGGCGCAGGACGTCATCACCAAGCAATACGAGGGCGGCGGCGTCTACGAGGGCACGTTCAAGGACGGCAAGCAGCACGGCACCGGCACCTACACGCTGCCCTCGGGCTACGTCTATACCGGCGAATGGGTCGAGGGCGAGATCCGTGGGCAGGGCCGCGCGGAGTTCCCCGACGGCTCGGTCTACGAGGGCGAATTCGTCGCCGGCAAGCCCGAGGGGCAGGGTACGATCACCTTCGCCGATGGCGGGACGTATACCGGCGAATGGGTCGAGGGCCGGATCGAGGGCGAGGGCGTGGCCGATTACGCCAACGGCACGCGCTATTCCGGCGGCTTCGTCAACGCGCTCCATGATGGGCAGGGCGTGATGGAGAGCCCGAACGGCTACCGCTACGAAGGCGGTTGGTCCGAGGGCATGAAGGACGGCGAAGGGCGGATCACCTATCCGGACGGCTCGACCTACGAGGGCGGGATGGCGGGCAATGTCCGCTCGGGGCAGGGCACGCTCCGGACGCCGGACGGGCTGAGCTATACCGGCGCCTGGGCCGACGGTCAGATCAACGGGCAGGGTCTGCTGACCCAACCCAATGGCGACGTCTATGACGGCATGCTCGTCGATGGCCGCCGCGAGGGGCAGGGCCGCGTGACCTATGCCAATGGCGATGTCTACGAGGGCGAGTTCCGCAACGACCGCCGCCACGGCCAGGGCGAATTCCGGGGCGCGGACGGCTATATCTATACCGGCGGCTGGGTCGAGGGCCGGATCGAGGGCGTGGGCGAGGTCCAGTATCCCGACGGCTCGGTCTATGTGGGCGAGTTCGAGAACGATCTGGCCGATGGCGAGGGCAAGATCACC includes:
- a CDS encoding serine hydrolase domain-containing protein; its protein translation is MWHWLKRIGIALLALVVLAGGAAVWKREEIGRLMAVNSLFAPEKIVANFSNMDLAFLNLPLTEGPGAPLPRGADIPLPDGAEAWIAERDITALIVLHDGAVTHESYHLGTGPDDLRISWSVAKSFLSLLTGILVADGALTLDDAVTDHAPDLAGTAYDGATVEDVLQMESGVAFDEDYFDPDSDINRMGRVIALGGALDAFTAELQERVRGPGEAMQYVSIDTHVLGMVLRGATGRSIPDLMAEKLARPMGLGPAYYVTDGVGAAFVLGGLNMATRDYARMGLLVEQMGRIGGKQVVPADWVAKSTLPSARTAPGKMRYGYQWWMPRDAKRGEVMAQGVYGQFVYIDRTRDVVIAVNGADLGFRRDGVSEANIEMFRRIAAAQR
- a CDS encoding DUF2332 domain-containing protein, translating into MRLTEAFRDQAVHCEGLGSPFMAQLMRVLADHLTADHGHVSEKLFAWPGDVSPRGASLPLRIAGGLHAMQLRGYSPLDTVYPPMEVDDDALWSAVSDALHAGAAFLMEFVDAPPQTNELRRAATFRAAGHWLTARYGLPLELCELGASAGLNLNWDQYALRAGDAVFGPDPAVLTLSPEWRGPLPAAVEPEVSARSGVDLAPLSPVSDRLRLLAYLWPDQPDRRALTLAALTLPPAPVDAGDAADWLEALAPHAPGTCRMICNSVAWQYFPRMVQVRARAAIDRLGDAATPDAPLAHFAMEADGATPGAGLRVTTWPGGRTLDAGRTDFHGRWIDWRLT
- the pth gene encoding aminoacyl-tRNA hydrolase codes for the protein MQLWVGLGNPGGKYAGNRHNIGFMALDRIAADHGATPWRTKFQADLAEVRFGSEKVWLLKPGTFMNLSGQSVGEAMRFHKLEPGDVTVFHDELDLAPGKVRLKQGGGHAGHNGLRSIHQHIGPDYARVRLGIGHPGHKDRVSGYVLSDFAKGEAEMLDDLLRGIAEGAPKLAQGDGGGFLNAIALRTAPARSSRTPKTPPEAPRATEPRPEPVEKALSPLQRLAARFR
- a CDS encoding zinc-binding dehydrogenase gives rise to the protein MTLPATMSGWLLTGHGGPEMLDWRTDLPVPQPGPGEVLIRVLASSVNNTDINTRIGWYSKSVRGATAGARTAADDGGWAGALDFPRIQGADCCGRIVGTGEGVDAGRIGERVVCRAMYRPEGGGPFGIATYGSERDGSFAEYAVARAKDAIAVRDPAIPDAALGVLPCAYTTGEAMLERVGLGAERVLVTGASGGVGLAAVQLARLRGATVTAVAGDGKAAAVRDAGATEVIGRDDPFPAEQDVVVDLVAGPRWPALLAALGPGGRYVASGAIAGPIVELDIRDLYLRDLTLMGSTSQPDAILPRLVAYMEAGRLSPVIARNFELRDLPAAQAAFEAKDHVGKIALRVAA
- a CDS encoding M3 family oligoendopeptidase; this encodes MTLLFDANATPGGEPLGDLPEWNLDDLYTGEDAPELARDLEWLERECAAYAADYEGKLADLNAAEMLRAIERNEKIDEVAGRIMSFAGLRYYQITTDGGRAKFMSDMQDKITTFTTPLVFFSLEFNRIPDAAYEALMAANADLARYRPALDRLRAMKPYQLSDELEKFLHDTSTVGASAWNKLFDETIAGLTFDVEGEDKPLGIESTLNFLTDPERPRREAGARALADVFGRNTRTFARVHNTLAKEKEITDRWRGLPTPQSARHISNHVEPEVVQALRDAVVAAYPRLSHRYYKLKAKWLGLDTLQVWDRNAPLPMEEKRTIAWDEARKTVMEAYAGFSPEMAKLAEPFFDKGWIDAGVKPGKAPGAFAHPTVTTVHPYVMLNYLGKPRDVMTLAHELGHGVHQVLAAPQGEMLADAPLTLAETASVFGEMLTFRAMLDGAKDDAQRKVMLAGKVEDMINTVVRQIAFYDFECKLHAARREGELTPDDIDALWMSVQAESLGPVFDFMEGYEHFWAYIPHFVHSPFYVYAYAFGDGLVNALYAAYEDAPEGFQDKYFEMLRAGGTKHHKELLAPFGLDASDPAFWDKGLGMIEGFIDQLEAMEA
- the ygfZ gene encoding CAF17-like 4Fe-4S cluster assembly/insertion protein YgfZ; this translates as MTRTVLRITGPDREKFLHGLLTRDVPETGLGYAALLNPQGKYLADFLCFRDGEAICLDIAADLAPQVAQRLGIYKLRADVAIEASGMTVGLGLGQPPEGAMTDPRPGMGWRLYGGTCDGGVDWDAVRVENLVPETGIELIPNESYILEMGFERLGGVDFKKGCYVGQEVTARMKHKTELRKGLARVTGRGLTPGAEITASGRPAGTVHTVAGDRALAYIRFDRAEEMEAGGVPLMLDARA